The Urbifossiella limnaea genome has a window encoding:
- a CDS encoding transposase family protein codes for MTDQGEHRVLKSFLGQVIVTQDGAAPSIDPPTDRILSTVVRLRVYPTYAVIGYLFGVSESAARQLAGWSIPVLAAAGKDTMRMPDPGRHHRRDLPAVPRHTPGLAVLVDTFEQPTHRPRRRQRADYSGKKKRHTLKAQVEVDSLD; via the coding sequence GTGACGGATCAGGGCGAGCACCGGGTCCTGAAAAGCTTCCTCGGCCAGGTGATCGTCACCCAGGACGGCGCGGCACCGAGCATAGATCCGCCCACCGACCGCATCCTGTCCACCGTCGTCCGGCTCCGGGTGTACCCGACCTACGCTGTCATCGGGTACCTGTTCGGGGTGTCCGAGTCGGCCGCCCGCCAGCTCGCCGGGTGGTCCATCCCGGTCCTCGCCGCCGCCGGGAAGGACACCATGCGGATGCCCGACCCGGGCCGGCACCACCGCCGCGACCTCCCGGCCGTCCCGAGGCACACCCCGGGGTTGGCGGTGCTCGTGGACACGTTCGAGCAGCCGACTCACCGGCCGCGGCGACGACAGCGGGCCGACTACTCGGGGAAGAAGAAGCGGCACACGCTCAAGGCTCAGGTCGAGGTGGACTCCTTGGACTGA
- a CDS encoding DEAD/DEAH box helicase gives MLFTTLGLHPSLVRAVRALGYAEPSPVQAGAVPPALAGRDVLATAPTGTGKTAAFMLPLLHRLLAGPRGGPRALILSPTRELAEQIEAVARDLGRYTDLRPALIVGGRPIGPQEKALRAGPDIVVATPGRLLDLIRQGAARLDRVAALVLDEADRMLDMGFLPDVKRIVARLPAREQTLLFSATLPPVIAGLAAELLRNPAAVQVGRRTAAAVGITQAAYPVPGHLKTALLRHLLRGTEMPSVLVFTRTKHGAKKLARVIEADGFTVGELHSNRSPGQRTTAMNGFRRGAFQVLVATNIAARGLDVDHVTHVVSTDVPDVPEDYVHRVGRTGRAGATGDAFVLVSPDEEAALGRIERQLGQRLPRVTLPDFDYRQAAAPGAASDGDRPRGRGGPGRARPPAGPGGGPKRSRGGKPSSDGTGGGRPPTGGRAPTGGRAGPMKPSGPPKPRRRK, from the coding sequence ATGCTGTTCACCACCCTGGGCCTCCACCCGTCCCTCGTCCGCGCCGTCCGGGCCCTCGGGTACGCCGAGCCGAGCCCCGTCCAGGCCGGGGCCGTCCCCCCCGCCCTCGCCGGCCGCGACGTCCTCGCCACCGCCCCGACCGGGACCGGCAAGACCGCCGCCTTCATGCTCCCGCTCCTGCACCGCCTCCTCGCCGGGCCGCGGGGCGGCCCCCGCGCCCTCATCCTGTCCCCGACCCGCGAGCTGGCCGAGCAGATCGAGGCCGTCGCCCGCGACCTCGGCCGGTACACCGACCTGCGCCCGGCGCTGATCGTCGGCGGCCGCCCGATCGGCCCCCAGGAGAAGGCGCTGCGGGCCGGCCCCGACATCGTCGTCGCCACCCCCGGCCGGCTCCTCGACCTCATCCGCCAGGGGGCCGCCCGCCTCGACCGGGTCGCCGCCCTCGTCCTCGACGAGGCCGACCGGATGCTCGACATGGGGTTCCTCCCGGACGTCAAGCGGATCGTCGCCCGCCTCCCGGCCCGGGAGCAGACGCTCTTGTTCTCCGCCACCCTCCCGCCGGTCATCGCCGGACTGGCCGCGGAACTCCTGCGGAACCCGGCGGCCGTGCAGGTCGGGCGGCGGACGGCGGCGGCGGTCGGGATCACGCAGGCGGCGTACCCGGTCCCCGGGCACCTCAAGACGGCCCTCCTCCGGCACCTGTTGCGGGGGACCGAGATGCCGTCGGTGCTGGTGTTCACCCGGACCAAGCACGGGGCGAAGAAGCTCGCCCGGGTGATCGAGGCGGACGGGTTCACGGTCGGCGAGCTGCACAGCAACCGCTCCCCGGGCCAGCGGACGACGGCGATGAACGGCTTCCGGCGGGGCGCGTTCCAGGTGCTGGTGGCGACCAACATCGCCGCCCGCGGGCTGGACGTGGACCACGTCACGCACGTCGTCAGCACCGACGTCCCGGACGTGCCGGAGGACTACGTCCACCGGGTCGGGCGAACGGGCCGGGCGGGGGCGACGGGGGACGCGTTCGTGCTGGTGTCGCCGGACGAGGAGGCGGCGCTGGGGCGGATCGAGCGGCAGCTGGGGCAGCGGCTGCCGCGGGTCACCCTCCCGGACTTCGACTACCGCCAGGCCGCGGCGCCGGGGGCGGCCTCGGACGGCGACCGGCCGCGGGGTCGGGGCGGCCCTGGGCGGGCGCGGCCGCCGGCGGGGCCGGGGGGCGGCCCGAAGCGGTCGCGGGGTGGGAAGCCGTCCTCGGACGGCACGGGCGGCGGGCGGCCGCCGACGGGCGGGCGGGCGCCGACGGGCGGGCGGGCGGGGCCGATGAAGCCGTCCGGCCCGCCCAAGCCCCGCCGTCGGAAGTGA
- a CDS encoding RNA polymerase sigma factor has protein sequence MAEEAFQDPVLALIRHRGRLPTDGAAVAWLYQTATNTARQVIAIKLPSLSAAGREVVRGREEYAAAERLFDRLPKDDRAEAEQLRQLFGPPGGDPPSAYSEPGVSPIVVPEDAHLLVRWARIDRRQSPASRPDHAQFRPRRSVGRHPPRQVLSGDPPRPLGPAMTARDAILLAVPVFEAHQRAGLADLRAGLEGVGIPRPLAAEVVDFLPLALARSMLDGMGVRFADHYVRRTADGRVIGTRPLADEPVFREGLAIACEVSCLGDAGFRAVVERSEEYRAVGRALDAGSRAEDLECHPPVVSAGHDDRRPFDDTSGGRQPRGRTWWRPWG, from the coding sequence CTGGCCGAGGAAGCTTTTCAGGACCCGGTGCTCGCCCTGATCCGTCACCGCGGCCGACTACCGACCGACGGGGCCGCCGTCGCCTGGCTGTACCAGACGGCGACCAATACTGCTCGACAGGTCATCGCCATCAAACTCCCATCTCTGTCCGCGGCGGGGCGGGAGGTCGTCCGCGGGCGGGAGGAGTACGCGGCCGCGGAGCGACTGTTCGACCGACTCCCGAAGGACGACCGGGCCGAGGCCGAGCAACTGCGACAGCTGTTCGGCCCGCCGGGTGGCGATCCGCCGAGCGCGTACTCTGAACCAGGCGTCTCACCCATCGTCGTCCCGGAAGACGCGCATCTTCTGGTGCGGTGGGCTAGAATCGACCGACGACAATCCCCCGCATCCCGGCCTGACCATGCACAGTTCCGACCCCGGCGATCCGTCGGACGACACCCGCCGCGGCAGGTGTTGTCTGGCGACCCACCCCGCCCTCTGGGGCCCGCGATGACAGCACGAGACGCGATCCTGTTGGCCGTCCCCGTGTTCGAGGCGCACCAGCGAGCCGGGTTGGCCGACCTCCGGGCCGGGCTGGAGGGGGTCGGCATCCCCCGGCCGCTGGCGGCCGAGGTCGTGGACTTCCTCCCGCTCGCCCTGGCCCGGTCCATGCTCGACGGGATGGGCGTCCGGTTCGCCGACCACTACGTCCGGCGGACCGCCGACGGGCGGGTGATCGGGACCCGGCCGCTGGCCGACGAGCCCGTGTTCCGGGAGGGGCTGGCGATCGCCTGCGAGGTCAGCTGCCTCGGCGATGCGGGCTTCCGGGCGGTGGTGGAGCGGAGCGAGGAGTACCGGGCGGTCGGGCGGGCGCTGGACGCCGGGAGCCGGGCGGAGGACCTCGAGTGCCACCCGCCGGTCGTGTCCGCCGGGCACGACGACCGGCGGCCGTTCGACGACACCTCCGGGGGCCGGCAGCCCCGGGGGCGGACGTGGTGGCGGCCCTGGGGGTGA
- a CDS encoding polymorphic toxin-type HINT domain-containing protein: MPLPTRYTRFARLLALREWVATRLTRRSQPAPRPRLGVEGLEDRVVPTGRPLPYPVLYAGTGEGPPPIVRAFDAITGALTFERLVADPGFAGGVRVATADFTADGFPDVVTALGPGGAPRVQVLDGKTGDPIPGPLGDLTAYVPWFHGGVSVAAADVDADGVPDLITAAGAGGGPHVRVFRGADGRQLASFFAFEPDFAGGVSIAAADLTGDGRADLVVGAGPGGGPRVRVLDLATGRPAPGPLGDFFAFDAAGRAGVAVGADWKAGDVDADGTPDLVVGSGPGIAGEVKVFSGRTGASLGAFSPFGPGMTAGVRVALCYADDDEFADVVAATGPGRTPAEVRVFHGATGVAAALPTAAFLPFGPGAAGGVNLAASNDPVVPSMSQPTISPGAPAAGAPVTITVTLSPASGQPAPTGAVTFTAVPALGGAPVVLGSGVPLTPYGDGSLATLTATAPAAGAYSVTAAYGGDVVYSNLTTAGWLMVSGGTSPPPPPPPPPGGTSPPPAAAGIHVEADADPVVKGEPVWFTLTSDDTVPDYTAVEWDFDYQYGTFTVDATGPDPEAETAFTTAGARTVAARLVLVAGAPQVYSLAVNVRYPAPVVTVPEEPVTTTAMLPTPMAVEVDAERPIDHLDWYVSFEGEEEWLDPSVHEAPEHYVFPWYGDWSVRVVATDVDGNVGENWFAVTADDFTPVEEVSPVPTVAEGTPSVFTIREVDPDTWDTLTVYADWGEGKGFEQVDPDTFTVDTATDTISFPHTYAKDGTFTAVLRVENDSGTHTDVSAAATVTNVWPSWAINAGTQIAHKATSNQDVWAIRPGQTLLFDDVRAAGRRVWNRQPVGVPSTATPWTANPPTPGVDYTPAPPESAMTDALDVKYHWRISLDSSSHVTGELPQGSQLDEEIVTQTPYLSLPYYRAGVIYHVQAWATDSGARPAAADAEPGLAPVLPPGTPPPPAPDRGSAPQRREFLKVIVDDPAGYANPGRGGMHTTHGTSGGTWITDQVYGTLSVLNTDGSLMNDPDVYARYSMYLNHRTAADYVPWQTLDVRYELDAATREWLGNGVTVQYRVTVAVYEINGSSIQLKADECQFLSYTPSNGSGEVTFHLPGLPPGRQALVQVSADLLRDGQLWKTTSRFDFVRDFQGDFTRAQTLYQPQVVYITGAPPPDTGGGVLDTLAILRELAGRFGPKVNALVAAFTSPSGITTALDNLKDGFVGAMTELKDKLASPQGLLRKLMTAVLGPTAVQSLQNITEWNWDNLLPALLEYAGLTWDHVYDVARRQLGAGNLAALERVAGWFEGIDPAAGPAGLRTLFDRIKNDPVMAGLDLGVLNADVLLDQVKGAIQSKVQEAMLRAAAQAVAKFVPGAGAFISLYNALGWLNANKDGVLAAVDALLDALAAAAVPGNSAAVKTKLVEMFDLAMDKALSFAGSQLGVGNMGERIKSGLAFVPSRVDAALIAAFARVAAAVPPGTPAPGTAAAPGGTAGGMYDGRMAAAVTVSVDGKTYHLWVAQETGRTAGARAIKVKLVQVSPGGNGLVLVLDPKMFLGKRAPAALNALVAAAVKLQKDTLPAPGAPPAAVPMATLRALQQQVTAALGRVKDAIQAHACVALGTGCFAAGTKLLTRAGWRAVEDIRAGDEVLAQGEYDPAGVAEWKAVEETFRRTDVVLHVHAGGRVIRTTPEHPFYVAGEGWTAAGALRGGDRLATLGGAWVGVEEVFETGVYEAVYNLRVADHHTYFVGDDHWGFAVWAHNTYTIDFLSGYKVVEQVKSQPGITGQLTQAQEVTIIQTIRGEGKYGAMGQVENSRAAVVDLVQFEMWFDRVSAPANYTPDLAGVLKGHFKLPCVKTAHDIEEKNIKDFSGPRPMVPAAPSYPAVEITKWKGLIYSSTWTSPWSTAVNIPVRHGLSDADALNRGYVAARATFNGDVHGHHIVFKEGADAGPTTERQASKPVAAEARDILLYYGINPYWDKENLAYAPAHRHWLASIEDIRDRLKAAYLQHGSRGDIVTILQDVAQRYINESLRGMRNYVP, translated from the coding sequence ATGCCTCTCCCCACTCGCTACACCCGGTTCGCGCGTCTCCTCGCCCTCCGCGAGTGGGTCGCCACCCGTCTCACCCGCCGTTCCCAGCCCGCCCCCCGCCCCCGCCTCGGAGTCGAGGGGCTGGAGGACCGCGTCGTGCCCACCGGGCGGCCCCTGCCGTACCCCGTCCTCTACGCCGGGACCGGTGAAGGCCCGCCACCAATCGTCCGGGCCTTCGACGCGATCACTGGGGCGCTGACGTTCGAGCGGTTGGTCGCCGACCCGGGGTTCGCCGGCGGGGTCCGGGTGGCCACCGCCGACTTCACGGCCGACGGCTTTCCGGACGTGGTGACCGCCCTCGGACCGGGTGGGGCGCCGCGGGTGCAAGTGCTAGATGGGAAGACCGGCGACCCCATCCCCGGGCCGCTCGGCGACCTGACTGCCTACGTCCCGTGGTTCCATGGCGGCGTGTCGGTTGCCGCCGCCGACGTGGACGCCGACGGCGTGCCCGACCTGATCACTGCCGCCGGGGCCGGGGGCGGCCCCCACGTCCGCGTCTTCAGAGGGGCCGACGGCCGCCAACTCGCCTCCTTCTTCGCCTTCGAGCCGGACTTCGCCGGCGGGGTGTCGATCGCCGCCGCCGACCTCACCGGGGACGGGCGGGCCGACCTGGTCGTCGGGGCCGGCCCGGGCGGCGGCCCGCGGGTCCGGGTCCTCGACCTGGCCACGGGCCGACCGGCCCCCGGCCCGCTCGGCGACTTCTTCGCCTTCGACGCGGCCGGGCGGGCGGGGGTGGCGGTCGGGGCCGACTGGAAGGCCGGGGATGTGGACGCCGACGGCACGCCGGACCTGGTCGTCGGGTCCGGGCCGGGAATCGCCGGCGAGGTGAAGGTGTTCAGCGGGCGGACCGGGGCCTCACTCGGTGCGTTCTCCCCGTTCGGCCCGGGGATGACGGCCGGGGTCCGGGTGGCGTTGTGCTACGCCGACGACGACGAGTTCGCCGACGTGGTGGCGGCGACCGGGCCGGGGCGGACGCCGGCCGAGGTGCGGGTGTTCCACGGGGCCACCGGCGTGGCGGCCGCCCTCCCGACGGCGGCCTTCCTGCCGTTCGGGCCGGGGGCGGCCGGGGGCGTGAACCTGGCCGCCAGTAACGACCCGGTCGTGCCGAGCATGTCACAGCCGACGATCTCCCCCGGTGCCCCCGCGGCCGGGGCGCCGGTCACGATCACCGTCACCCTGTCCCCGGCGAGCGGCCAGCCGGCCCCGACCGGCGCGGTCACGTTTACCGCCGTCCCGGCCCTGGGGGGCGCCCCGGTCGTCCTCGGGTCGGGGGTCCCCCTCACCCCGTACGGCGACGGCTCCCTGGCCACCCTGACCGCGACCGCCCCGGCTGCCGGGGCGTACTCGGTGACCGCGGCGTACGGCGGCGACGTCGTGTACTCAAACCTGACCACGGCCGGGTGGCTGATGGTGTCCGGGGGGACCTCTCCACCCCCGCCGCCCCCGCCCCCGCCGGGCGGCACCTCCCCGCCGCCGGCCGCGGCCGGCATCCACGTCGAGGCGGACGCCGACCCGGTGGTGAAGGGCGAGCCGGTGTGGTTCACCCTCACGTCGGACGACACGGTTCCCGACTACACGGCGGTCGAGTGGGACTTCGACTACCAGTACGGCACTTTTACGGTCGACGCGACCGGGCCCGACCCCGAGGCGGAGACTGCTTTCACCACCGCCGGGGCGCGGACGGTGGCCGCCCGCCTGGTCCTGGTCGCGGGCGCCCCGCAGGTGTACAGCCTGGCCGTTAACGTCCGATACCCGGCCCCGGTCGTGACCGTCCCCGAAGAGCCGGTGACCACAACCGCCATGCTGCCCACCCCGATGGCCGTGGAGGTGGACGCCGAGCGGCCGATCGATCACCTGGACTGGTACGTCAGCTTCGAGGGCGAGGAAGAGTGGCTCGACCCGAGCGTCCACGAGGCGCCGGAGCACTACGTGTTCCCGTGGTACGGCGACTGGTCCGTCCGGGTGGTGGCCACGGACGTGGACGGGAACGTCGGGGAGAACTGGTTCGCGGTCACGGCCGACGACTTCACCCCGGTCGAGGAGGTGTCCCCGGTGCCGACCGTGGCCGAGGGCACGCCGTCGGTGTTCACGATCCGCGAGGTGGACCCGGACACGTGGGACACGCTGACGGTGTACGCCGACTGGGGCGAGGGGAAGGGCTTCGAGCAGGTGGACCCGGACACGTTCACCGTGGACACCGCCACCGATACGATCAGCTTTCCCCACACCTACGCCAAGGACGGGACGTTCACGGCCGTCCTCCGGGTGGAGAACGACAGCGGCACCCACACCGACGTGTCGGCGGCGGCGACGGTGACGAACGTGTGGCCGTCGTGGGCGATCAACGCGGGCACCCAGATCGCCCACAAGGCGACCTCGAACCAGGACGTGTGGGCCATCCGGCCGGGCCAAACGCTGCTGTTCGACGACGTGCGGGCGGCCGGGCGGCGGGTGTGGAACCGGCAGCCCGTCGGGGTGCCGTCCACGGCCACCCCGTGGACGGCCAACCCGCCCACCCCGGGCGTGGACTACACGCCCGCGCCGCCCGAGTCGGCCATGACCGACGCGCTGGACGTCAAATACCACTGGAGAATCAGCCTCGACTCGTCGTCCCACGTGACCGGCGAACTGCCGCAGGGCTCCCAACTGGACGAGGAGATTGTCACGCAGACGCCCTACCTTTCGCTCCCGTACTACCGGGCCGGGGTGATTTACCACGTGCAGGCGTGGGCGACGGACAGCGGCGCCCGCCCGGCCGCGGCCGACGCCGAACCCGGCCTGGCGCCGGTCCTCCCGCCGGGCACGCCCCCGCCGCCCGCGCCCGATCGGGGGTCAGCCCCCCAGCGGCGGGAATTCCTAAAGGTGATCGTGGACGACCCGGCCGGGTACGCCAACCCGGGCCGGGGTGGGATGCACACCACCCACGGCACGTCCGGCGGAACCTGGATCACGGACCAGGTGTACGGCACGCTGTCGGTCCTCAACACCGACGGCAGCCTGATGAACGACCCGGACGTGTACGCGCGGTACTCGATGTACCTCAACCACCGGACGGCCGCGGACTACGTGCCGTGGCAAACCCTTGATGTCCGGTACGAACTGGACGCGGCGACCAGGGAGTGGCTCGGGAACGGGGTGACGGTGCAGTACCGGGTGACCGTGGCGGTCTACGAAATCAACGGGAGCAGCATCCAGCTCAAGGCGGACGAGTGCCAGTTCCTGAGCTACACCCCGTCCAACGGGTCGGGGGAAGTGACCTTCCATCTGCCCGGCCTGCCCCCCGGGCGGCAGGCTCTGGTCCAGGTGTCGGCCGACCTACTCCGGGACGGTCAGCTGTGGAAGACCACCTCGCGGTTCGACTTCGTGCGGGACTTCCAGGGGGACTTCACGCGGGCTCAAACCCTGTACCAACCCCAGGTCGTCTACATCACCGGGGCGCCCCCGCCGGACACCGGCGGGGGGGTGCTGGACACCCTGGCCATCCTTCGCGAGCTGGCCGGCCGGTTCGGCCCGAAGGTGAACGCGCTGGTCGCCGCCTTCACGTCCCCGTCCGGGATCACGACCGCTCTCGATAACCTGAAGGACGGGTTCGTCGGGGCGATGACCGAGCTCAAGGACAAGTTGGCCAGCCCGCAGGGGCTGCTCCGGAAGTTGATGACCGCGGTCCTCGGCCCGACGGCCGTGCAGAGCCTGCAAAACATCACGGAGTGGAACTGGGACAACCTCTTGCCGGCCCTCCTCGAGTACGCCGGTCTGACCTGGGACCACGTGTACGACGTGGCCCGGCGACAGCTCGGCGCGGGTAACCTCGCCGCCCTGGAGCGGGTAGCCGGGTGGTTCGAGGGGATCGACCCGGCCGCCGGCCCGGCCGGCCTCCGGACCCTGTTCGACCGGATCAAGAATGACCCGGTGATGGCGGGCCTGGACCTCGGCGTGTTGAACGCGGACGTCCTGCTCGACCAGGTCAAGGGGGCGATTCAGTCCAAGGTCCAGGAGGCGATGCTGCGCGCGGCCGCCCAGGCGGTGGCGAAGTTCGTGCCGGGGGCGGGGGCGTTCATCTCTCTGTACAACGCCCTGGGGTGGCTGAACGCGAACAAGGACGGCGTCCTCGCGGCCGTCGACGCCCTCCTCGACGCCCTGGCCGCGGCGGCCGTGCCGGGCAACTCCGCGGCGGTGAAGACGAAGCTGGTGGAGATGTTCGACCTGGCGATGGACAAGGCGCTGAGCTTCGCCGGGAGCCAGCTCGGCGTCGGGAACATGGGGGAGCGGATCAAGAGCGGGCTGGCGTTCGTCCCATCCCGGGTGGACGCCGCCCTGATCGCGGCCTTCGCCCGGGTGGCGGCGGCCGTGCCGCCGGGGACGCCGGCCCCGGGCACGGCCGCCGCCCCCGGCGGCACGGCCGGCGGGATGTACGACGGGCGGATGGCGGCGGCGGTGACGGTGAGCGTGGACGGCAAGACCTACCACCTGTGGGTGGCCCAGGAGACGGGCCGGACGGCCGGGGCGCGGGCGATCAAGGTGAAGCTCGTCCAGGTGTCGCCGGGCGGGAACGGGCTGGTGCTCGTTCTTGACCCGAAGATGTTCCTCGGCAAGCGCGCCCCGGCCGCGCTGAACGCGCTGGTGGCGGCCGCGGTGAAGCTCCAGAAGGACACGCTGCCGGCCCCCGGGGCGCCGCCGGCGGCGGTGCCGATGGCGACGCTGCGCGCCCTCCAGCAGCAGGTGACGGCGGCCCTGGGGCGGGTGAAGGACGCCATCCAGGCCCACGCCTGCGTGGCCCTGGGGACGGGCTGCTTCGCCGCCGGGACGAAGCTGCTGACCCGCGCCGGGTGGCGGGCCGTTGAGGACATCCGGGCCGGGGATGAGGTGCTGGCGCAGGGCGAGTACGACCCGGCGGGCGTGGCCGAGTGGAAGGCGGTGGAGGAGACGTTCCGGCGGACGGACGTGGTGCTGCACGTCCACGCCGGCGGGCGGGTGATCCGGACGACGCCGGAGCACCCGTTCTACGTGGCCGGGGAGGGGTGGACAGCAGCGGGGGCGCTGCGCGGGGGCGACCGGCTGGCGACGCTGGGTGGGGCGTGGGTGGGTGTGGAGGAGGTGTTCGAGACTGGCGTGTACGAGGCGGTGTACAACCTGCGGGTGGCCGACCACCACACGTACTTCGTGGGGGACGACCACTGGGGCTTCGCCGTCTGGGCCCACAACACCTACACCATTGATTTCCTGAGCGGGTACAAGGTCGTCGAGCAGGTGAAGAGTCAGCCCGGCATCACCGGGCAACTGACTCAAGCTCAGGAGGTTACGATCATCCAGACGATACGCGGGGAGGGGAAGTACGGAGCGATGGGCCAAGTGGAGAACAGTCGGGCGGCGGTGGTCGATCTCGTTCAGTTCGAGATGTGGTTCGACCGCGTCAGCGCCCCAGCTAACTACACACCCGATCTCGCGGGTGTGCTCAAGGGCCACTTCAAACTGCCGTGCGTCAAGACGGCGCATGACATCGAAGAGAAGAACATCAAGGACTTCTCGGGTCCGCGGCCGATGGTGCCAGCCGCCCCTTCATACCCGGCGGTCGAAATCACCAAGTGGAAGGGACTGATCTACTCCTCGACGTGGACCTCGCCGTGGTCGACGGCGGTCAACATCCCGGTCCGACACGGTCTCTCGGACGCCGACGCTCTGAACAGGGGATATGTCGCCGCCCGTGCCACCTTCAATGGCGATGTCCATGGGCATCACATCGTGTTCAAGGAAGGGGCAGACGCGGGGCCAACGACAGAACGGCAGGCATCGAAGCCAGTCGCTGCGGAGGCCCGGGACATACTGCTCTACTACGGCATCAACCCGTACTGGGATAAGGAGAACCTCGCGTACGCGCCCGCCCACAGGCACTGGTTGGCGTCGATCGAGGACATCCGTGACCGACTCAAGGCAGCGTACCTACAGCACGGTTCGAGGGGGGACATCGTCACCATCCTCCAAGACGTGGCACAACGGTACATCAACGAGAGCCTCCGCGGCATGAGGAACTACGTCCCATGA
- a CDS encoding suppressor of fused domain protein, with the protein MTTEQDLLIWFGGFRRTNDLEGIARLLDDHPEMVTSPQCASTMIHSAARDGNTALVALLVGRGVDVNMPDDPQTPDRPIGTASRCNRLDTVRWLLEHGSDVNYGWDGDFDTCVPLSAAIYLGNFEMVRLLVEAGAYLNVLDRTNRTPLGWAGGQPEIAAYLRSKGALEPHEVPGYVPRPLPDPIPEHIDRAVGPVRPNSWLPIVPDDANPVPVRAADGDGVVCLFTAGMSARPQPPGPGDGYDRAELACFLAGWPDDPADWTDAHLWPVHWLRRLAAYPWQTGVGYGGPVAVVANGDPPAPLGPGTALTCWLLLADKAPLERAYLADGTEVVFYTAVPIHTAERNYERAHGTEALLERFADAGVPDHIDPARPSVV; encoded by the coding sequence ATGACGACCGAGCAAGATCTGTTGATCTGGTTCGGCGGGTTCCGCCGGACGAACGACCTGGAGGGTATTGCCCGTCTACTCGACGACCACCCCGAGATGGTGACATCGCCCCAGTGCGCCTCCACGATGATTCACTCCGCCGCACGGGATGGCAACACGGCACTCGTCGCATTGCTGGTCGGGCGGGGCGTGGATGTCAACATGCCTGACGACCCGCAGACGCCTGACCGGCCGATCGGAACGGCTAGTCGGTGCAACCGCCTCGACACCGTCCGTTGGCTCCTTGAGCACGGATCGGATGTCAACTACGGGTGGGACGGAGATTTCGACACGTGTGTTCCGCTGTCGGCGGCCATCTATTTGGGGAACTTCGAGATGGTGCGCCTTTTGGTTGAGGCCGGGGCGTACCTGAACGTTCTCGACCGGACCAACCGGACCCCCTTGGGGTGGGCCGGCGGCCAGCCGGAGATCGCCGCCTACCTACGGTCGAAGGGTGCGCTGGAGCCACACGAGGTGCCGGGGTACGTCCCCCGGCCACTACCCGACCCGATACCAGAGCATATCGACCGGGCCGTCGGCCCGGTCCGGCCGAACTCCTGGCTCCCGATCGTCCCCGATGACGCCAACCCGGTCCCGGTCCGCGCGGCCGACGGGGACGGCGTGGTCTGCCTGTTCACCGCCGGCATGTCGGCCCGCCCCCAGCCCCCCGGCCCCGGCGACGGGTACGACCGCGCCGAACTCGCGTGCTTCCTCGCCGGCTGGCCCGACGACCCGGCCGACTGGACCGACGCGCACCTGTGGCCCGTCCACTGGCTCCGCCGGCTGGCCGCCTACCCGTGGCAGACCGGCGTCGGGTACGGCGGCCCGGTCGCCGTCGTCGCCAACGGCGACCCGCCCGCCCCCCTCGGCCCCGGCACGGCGCTGACGTGCTGGCTGCTCCTGGCCGACAAGGCACCGCTGGAGCGGGCGTACCTGGCCGACGGCACCGAGGTCGTGTTCTACACCGCCGTCCCGATCCACACGGCCGAGCGCAACTACGAGCGGGCCCACGGGACCGAGGCGCTGCTGGAGCGCTTCGCCGATGCGGGCGTGCCGGACCACATCGACCCCGCCCGGCCGAGCGTCGTCTGA